tgcttggagtttgccaaaaggcacctaaagactctcagatcatgagaaacaagattcttttgtctgatgaaaccaagattgaactctttggcctaaatgccaagcgtcacgtctggaggaaacctggcaccattcctacggtgaagcatggttgtgccagcatcatgctgtggggatgcttttcagtggcagggactggtgagactagtcaggatcaaggtgcatcctgtttccattgatcatccttgaaatgtttatacacgttgaatggagtccacctgtggtacattcaattgattggacatgatttggaaaagcacacacctgtctatataaggtcccacagttgacagtgcatgtcagagcaaaaaaccaagccatgaggtcgaaggaattgtccgtagagctctgacacaggattgtgtcgaggtctggggaagggtaccaaaaaaattctgcagcattaaaagtcctaaagaacacagtggcctccatcattcttatatCATTCTTATACATTCTTATACACCTCatactggggtgaaggttcaccttccaacaggacaatgaccctaagcacacagccaagacaaagcaggagtggcttcgggacaagtctctgaatgtccttgagtggcccagccaaagcccggacttgaaccagatcgaacatctctggagagacctgaaaatagctgtgctgcgacactccccatccaacctgacagagctatgGGAAATATTTATGGTAGAAAAATGATTAGGTTTTATGGGTACACCTCCAAcaaagatttttataactaaaccaagatacaaattagtcatagtgggcagaacaagcaaggaggtggacAGAGCCAAGCATGCGCTAGAGAAATCCTATTGGGGCGTTTTAGTATGaatctgcatatttccgttacggaacgcctactctgtgaagtgcgcatgtgcaataactcaatttgcTTTTGCGCTCCTTCTAAACAGGgggattttttaaaaacatttggaacgggtaaagtctacaaaagttagtccactctgttcataataAATTCTAGTTTTGGCAACAGAAAATTATTGAGCTCAAATGTTTAttcgatgagaaaatgtgcagcatatcggccaaaatccatctctttccatcttctcccactgcgcgccagtgggcttcctctcactaacatatttggtagtgagtggaaatgccaaccggatgcttcacatttatacatccagtgaaataGCTGTCTTATTGTTCTATCTGTGCCTCTACTGTGGGGCGCTAGGGTGCTGCCCATGCGAAAAcggccttttggccactagaggcctcatTCATCCTCTAGGATATGCACGCATCTCATTAAATTCTGAACAATGAAGTACAAGAAGCGTCTTTCTTTTTCCCAACGCAGTTAAGCAAAAGCCACGCCTCGTTATTCAGAGGAGCGTTCTACAACTCTGAGCTCTCTCCAAGTCCGGAAGTGAATATCACATAGCGCAAAATTTCAGTCACTGATTAATAACATTTGCCCTTGTATTTCAAGATTGAAAAATATAATAACAATGTTGTGGACCGAGCTAGCCATTAACGTCCCTTAACGCTCAAAGATGGATTCAATGGCTGTAGCATAGCATATTCGACTGAATGATTAGCTAATAAATATTTGAAAAATTATGAATAATAAGCATATGCTTATACCTGATAATAGACTACTAATAACAATATAACAACTTCAAATACCGAGCTAGTAACGTTAAGTACACTAGGTTAACTTAGCTGACCTTCAATTTAGGGAATTAAGCAGAGTTATCTGAGAAATTTTTACAACTCATTGAAActctgaaaataaatacatgggAAATGTTAACAAACATAATAATAATAGGCCTGCATTATGGTAGGCAGCTAATTGTTAAATTACACTTTCCGTCCTTACCTTGGAAGGTCACTGTCTCTGCACTGATCGCCTGTGATTGAGACAACGCTAGCTACCCAATGGGAGCGTAGTAGGACGCTCCTCTGAATAACGGTGCGTGGTTTTGGCTTAAGCGCGTTGGGAAAAAGAAAGATGCGTACAAGACAGCCATACGTTTAGGACCACTACCTGTTGAATATGGTAGTTTGATTACTAGCACTTTTTGACAGAAGAATTATCGCACGTGAGTGATTGAAAAATTCAGGTAGAAACAAATTAATGTTAATTGATTATTGGTTGACGCAATTTCTTCCGTGGCCAATCATGTGCCTCGGGGCAGACGTTCTCTGAGAGCCCTGAAAAGCGCAAGGTGTGTTGCTTGCACGCGTGATTAACTTCAGCAATTTCCAGAACGATAAACTGATTCCGATTGGACAAAGCAGCGTGAGCTGTGAGAAGAAGAGTATAAGTAACCCCAAGGCGTTGCTCTAGCTGTAGGCAGTGTTAATGTTTGTGGGGGGTGTGTTTGTAGCCTATGTGGGGAAAGTATTTATAAGAGAGCCTTTATAATTTATTTTGAACCAACATAGCTATATCAAGGTAAGCTAGTTTATTTTATTCAATACTTGTTGAATGTTCTGATGCTGCAAGCGAACGTTTTGCGTCATTATTAGGACTAGCCAAAAATGTTATACAGAAGTTTTCGAAACATATATTTAGGGCGCCTACATAAATTCACTCTTAtgtactccgatttcagagcacagAATAATTGAAGAATTTACGAACACCTCTGCAAAACAAGCGTaattagtcaccaacgctctggataacatgaacagcataaccagctctgctagggcgactGAAATGGTCAGCGGgatgtgttctctcatttgtctggaagtagctagccgatgttagccagttagcttgggtgcttgactgctgttgaggtcagaacgctcggatcaaccttACTCCTCGGCACGCTCTGAGAGCCATGAAAAGCTGAGAGCCCTCCgaagcgaaacgctctgaatttacgaacgcccagagagcacactctggcactccagattgaatttacgaacatcCCTAGCAACAGTAACTAGATGCAAATTGGCCTACTTTGAACATTTATAAGCTTTGTGTTGATAAATTGGCGAATGTTTGCTAGCTCACAAAGTGTAGGCTATGCGAAGTTGGCTTGTGAattattgctaaattgtaataacATGTACCTTATTTTTTACAGCACTTTTAAAAAGGAACTAAAGGGTTGGTCGCCATGGTTGCTACAAGCAAACTGAAGAATAAAAACCCGGAATGCGTATCAGAATTGATTGACCGTAGATACGACTTGACTTGTATTGAAAATGGTAAGCGTTTTGAGCTTTTCTCCAATGTATGTGGGCATATTGCAGCTGGGCATTTCTAAATTCTCCAATCCATTCATTCAGTGCTTGTTTACTCCAGTATTGGTGCGTAGTTGCAGGAAAGAATGGAAGGGGATGGTGACGTCAAAATATGATTATCTTTTATCATATGCTGGCCAACAGGACTCCGTTTCTTCAAATAATGTTGGCATGTATCAATGTGAGATTTGAATGCACAGACTGCATAATGACTCTTGCTGTTGTACTGTAGTTAAAATTTTAACTTCTATGAAACATTGAAATCCAATTGTCACATACCTCACCTGACAATTATAAAGATTGAGTGCAGACAATGTGTTATGTTGACAAGTCCATGCACCGTGACTCTGGCTCAAGTCTCATTTCCTTCTCACTGACCTGAGAGGACTGGATGGGTGAAAGCCAATAAGCATTATGGTGGTTAGGCTATCCAGTGGATTCTGGCAGTGAAGAGGACATGACACTTTGGGAGGCCTTTGTGCCACATAAGACTGTCATCGACTGACCGATTGCTATACAATGTGGTTAGCTGATGGGTCAAATGCCAATCCTGGTGTAAAGACCTGGCAATGTCTAAGCAGGtgttttgttgcatttttttgtTTGTCTTTTCATACTGAATGCAGCCTGGTGACTCCAATGTATGGAAATCAAATGGTGACACCATTAAAATATAATTTCCCCCTCAAATGAGCCTGACAAATTGGTCCATATCAGGCTGGTGTGTTAGCAATAAGAATGATTATCTGTAGCCCAACTGATTCAGCATTGTGGTTATAAATAAATGGTCAGACTCATGGGGTTGCCCATCTCTATTTGTGTTAATTATTAGCTATCGCTGTCCCAAACTTTCAGTCATGGGGAAACAGTCTATGCCCCTTAGCCAATTGAACAAACTGCTACTGTTGCACAAATATGATATAAGAACACCACTTACTCAAGAAACCGTATACAGACACCAGTACCTGGTTTCACGTCCATATTGATGTATAAAGGAGAAAGAAACCAGCCTACTGCTGTGCAATGTCACGGTGGGAATTTTCAATCATCAAATTCCTCATGGTATATTATTGACTGGGTCAAATTGTCCAGTCTCTAATACTGGGGGGGGGGTCCATGTCTCCCCCTTAAGTTACACGCCTAACTTTATCAAATGTTCTTGTATTTGACTGAGGCCCATAGTCTGCACTTTTGCTTTGTCTTTAAAACATCACTCAACTATTGTCTTTTTGTCTTCTGTCAGAGCTGGATTCCTGTTTGGCTGAGCCCCACCTGAACGTGGAGGTGTCTGAGGACAGGATGTGTCAGCAGTTGGCCAAGATGTTTGAGAACTGCCTGTCACGGGCCAAGAAGACCACGATGCGTTGCTCTAAGGTGCTGGTCCCTGAGAAGCTGACTCTGAGGATAGCACGCGATGTACTGCGCCTGTCGTCGGGTGAGCCGTGCGGCCTACGCGGCTGTGTACTCTACTTGCACCTGGAGCAGGAACAGTGCTGTAAGCAGCTGGAGCGCATCGTGTACAATGCAGACGTGGTGCCCACCTTCGAGCTGACGCTGGTGTTCAAGCAGGACTGTAGCGCCTGGCCCAGTCTCAGGGACTTCCTGCACATTGGTGCCTGTTTCACTCCAGGCTTCAGGCATGCGCTCAAACTCAGCCCTGGCTTCCGGCTCATCAAGAAGAAGCTCTACTCCTCCTTGGCTGGTACCGTGGTAGAAGAGTACTGAGAAGGGGGAATTGAGGAAGGTGGGACACTATGGTTCAGTCAGCTGTCCTTGGGGTGGCATGTACAATGCTTTTCTACACTTGAATATCTGAATGTTAAGATCTCTCCTGGAGGGTCTTATTTTCTACATGTTTTTGTATACTCGTTCACATAAACTGTATTTTGTCTTGTACAAAGGTTACTGTTGTCCAGCCTGTCTGTTCCAATGTCCAGGTTTCTACAACTGATTATTCAAAATGGACGGACAAGTCTTGGTTACTGTAATGGATTGTCTAATGCCTAAACAAGAGTagcataactttttttttttttttttttacttcacaaTATTTGAACAAACTTTGCCAATCTGTTTGTTTCCAGATTTGTCCACTGCTGTGCAGCAAAGTAAACCCACCTAGAGGCTATAGGAACAGGACTTGGATAAGTTCGGGGGGACATAATGTAGGTGTTCAATGCTGACTTGAGGGTATATAAGTTTTTGTTAGCGAGCCATTGAATGTTTGTCCTTGTGAACATGCTGCTCATTGACGTGGCTCCAACCTTGACGGATGCCTTAAACTGCCACTTAGATAATGTTGAAGAATAatctaaatgttttttttcttgcaCTTGTTAGATCCTAGCTCCACGTGGGTTCTTCAGGGCTTGTTCTTTTTATACCTTTCTCAATTGATGGCTGTTTAAGTAACTTAAGATTTGTTTTGTTGAGAATCCTGTTAAAGGCAGTGGCAATGTCTTTTTGACAATTAAACATTTTAAACCTACCTTGAGTCACTTGTGTTATTTAATGT
The sequence above is drawn from the Salvelinus namaycush isolate Seneca chromosome 36, SaNama_1.0, whole genome shotgun sequence genome and encodes:
- the LOC120030705 gene encoding DNA damage-inducible transcript 4-like protein, whose protein sequence is MVATSKLKNKNPECVSELIDRRYDLTCIENELDSCLAEPHLNVEVSEDRMCQQLAKMFENCLSRAKKTTMRCSKVLVPEKLTLRIARDVLRLSSGEPCGLRGCVLYLHLEQEQCCKQLERIVYNADVVPTFELTLVFKQDCSAWPSLRDFLHIGACFTPGFRHALKLSPGFRLIKKKLYSSLAGTVVEEY